GCATGTCTTTTCCATGACAAGGTCtcattttttatatgaaaataatcCTTCATGAGAAGTTACTTGAAAGGATCCTCCTAAGTCAATTATTGAAATACAATAATTCAACACTAAACATATATAACTTTCATCTTTAATAAATATATCCTCGTTAATTGGTACAACTCCAATAACggtctcatattctttctttgtTGGGCTGATATAGTTAGGATGGAGTGTTTTAGTATCTTAATCTTTTTAAGAATCTACACTCAAACTCTCTATGATATGTTATGTCATGATAATAATAACTTAGTCTAGTGTGAAACTTTGATCTACCTCATTATTTTTTTATGACCACTTTTTTTGAAATTCCTAATCATTCGTCTATTTACAATGACATTGGCTTCAAACTTTTTGTTCAAGACTCTTTCCCTTCGTCTTAATtcttcatttaaaaaataatcaataacAAATACATGTTAATCATTCTGTCTAAAAGAGAATTACGGAGAGTGACCATTAGGATGTCCCAAATCTCAAGTAAGGAACTAGGAAGTAGAAGTGTTTTTAACACGTCATCTATCTCCAtttatattttcttcaatttattTGCAATACTTTTAAACACATTTAGATGTTCAGTCATGTTTTGATCATTTTAGTACTCAACCATCACCAATTGTCTAACAATGCGAATTTTATTTTTAGACATCTTCTCTTGAATAAACAATTCAAACTTTGTCCATAACGCATATGAATTAATATATGTTGATACATGCTCGAACAAGCTTCAATCAATGCAATTTCTTTATCACAACTACTGCTTTTTGATTCCATGTCACCCAATCTTTGTCGGTCTTCTCCTCGGATTTATCCTTCTAAGTGATTGGCTCATGCGAATCATATAAATACAAGTGGTCTTCCATCATTGGCTTCCACTAAATGTAATTACCATCGTTAGTTTAACAAGTGTGCTATATTTACACCTAGATTGCTACACCGTATGATTTACACTGtataatttcaatttcaattcaagTGTGGCTCAAAAACCAATGCaggtaaatataattaaaaaaagtatattGAATAGTATAAATTACGGTATATGTGTCATAATTTGGTGTAGCTATATCATTTCTGTTACTTTAAACATATCTCCTTCACGACTCATGAGTGTGACAAATTTAGTGTTTTCTAGATTGGGTGTTGGAACAGTCACTTGAGAGTAAGGTTGTGTTtggattaataaattaaaatggaGCATAATTAAATGAAGTGGAGCATTGCAGAACCGAACAATAATTCATtccattatttaaaattttaaaatttaaatatttcttCTATTACCTACGTCTCAAATTGGATGAAACAGAAATAGAAGATTTAATTTACTAAATTATTTTACATTCTACTTCATTCCACGTTGAAATCTAATTATTTATCACTTCATTACATACTACCAATCTAATTTATAGTTAGGATGAGAACCAAGTGGAAGTGTATTTTTCTCTATCAAAACTTGAAGAGATCCCTATAGCTTTTGAGAAATTGAGAAGACTCTAACTCCTTGTTGATGGTAAGACCAATACCAATTCTGGAGAGATCCCTATAACTTTTGAGAAATTGAGAAGACTAACTCCATGTTTATGGTAAGACCAATACCAATTCTAAAGGATGGGGAAATGCATTGGGTAACTTTGGTAATGTATTCAGAAGGTAGAtgtgtaattaaaataaattatttaaatgggaaaattaattgattaagaaaGAGATGGAGAGAAAGTTGCTAAATCACCAAAATTCAAAGTTATCCCCCCATGTTGATCTCAAAGATTGATTGCTATTGCCATTTTCTCAAAGTTAAAATGCTATGCCATGCCTCTACATGCCCAATGTCTCAAAGAGTTGTAAATCGGACGAGACTTGAAGTTGAATTCTTACGATATCCATGTTCATCCAGGAACTCAAATAGGTACTGTGACAAAATTTAAATGTTTTAAAACATGcatgaaatttattatttaaccATTCCTTACCTCAAAAAATGTTGAAGTTAACATGATCGCACCTCAAGATGCGattttaaataatacaaataGATTGTTCTTCGAagttctctcttctttctctactTAATGTGTATTgtccttcaaatttttttctCCCTCTTCTATACATGTTTGCACCAGAGTCTCAGATTCCTTCAGGTTGGTTTCAACATTTTCTATTTGAGGCACACTTGTACTTTTTTCTGCCTCAGCTTGTCGACGCATAGCTTGTTCCTCTAGTGCTTTCATCATCATATCCGACGTTTTCTCTTCCCCTTGTAGTTGCATTTTCATTAAAAACTCAGCCTCCTGGTCAAGAGGCTTGAAGTATTCCTCAATGGCTACCTCCTGTTACAGATGAACCAATCGCAGTGCGTACATTAAGGAACCGAAACCATATACCACATGACAACTTAATTTAACAGCTTAAGATCACAACATGCACTTTGCTAAAGATCACAATATGCCATTTTTAACCCCTAAAAAGAATCAAAATGAAAGAATAGGAATAATCCAAATTCAAAATCAGCATAACTATGGAAAAATTGAATTTCATCCTGAAGTTTGCAATGGCGTAGTAGATcttctcaagaacaaatgaatGTTTTTGTTTAGAAGACATTGTGCCTTCATATTCGCAAGTGAaggaaaaagattgaaattttcaaagaaaatttccaaattaaaaaaaaaaatgcttaAAGTTTCAGATTTTCATGAGATTACAACTTACCGTTTCTTCCAGCTTCTTGTTCAAAGCTTGCATTTCTTCAACCATACGACGAACTTCAGATAATATGATCTGCTCAGGTACTTTGTTTATGGCTGCTTTCTTTGCTTGTGCCTTTTGATCAGAGAAAATCATACCACATCAGAAATTGATCAAGTAAGACAACAAATATAAGAAAGTCTTAGAGCTCATGTAGATGGTCATGAACTAGGAAATCCCATTTCACCGCAGCAAAAAATGAGGTCAAATTCATATTTTCCCAAGGTAAGTAAGTAGGAACTTCGAAACAAGGAGGAAACATATTATGAGTTAATATCTTAACTACCCTGTTTTATTTATATCTATTTAATAAGATTGTTAGAGCAGCTCAAACAAAAGTTGATCCTTAATCAGACTATGGATGAAAATGATGATGGGTTA
This genomic stretch from Vicia villosa cultivar HV-30 ecotype Madison, WI unplaced genomic scaffold, Vvil1.0 ctg.000349F_1_1, whole genome shotgun sequence harbors:
- the LOC131627105 gene encoding uncharacterized protein LOC131627105; amino-acid sequence: MNKLLDFGKKALFYARVLSGYEERRIRKFRMQLEQRVQQAQAKKAAINKVPEQIILSEVRRMVEEMQALNKKLEETEVAIEEYFKPLDQEAEFLMKMQLQGEEKTSDMMMKALEEQAMRRQAEAEKSTSVPQIENVETNLKESETLVQTCIEEGEKNLKDNTH